One stretch of Pseudomonas sp. NC02 DNA includes these proteins:
- a CDS encoding MFS transporter — protein sequence MSMPEVIKPAVRSQYRWVVAALIFLIYTVAAADRANLGVALPFIRQEFAMSNAQAGGLVSLFLLAYALAQLPSGFAFGRFGVSRILPGAMVLTSLLTGLVGTASSLLALKLYRLGLGIAEGPLPISMTTTINNWFPAREKGTASGIFLSAVKFGPVIVPPLCAVIISVWGWREIFYFFAIPGIVLAVVWYFMVTDHPSRSRFVNQAELQYIVEDTAIAQTARVHKTPAWVKKLDRVIRTRDEKPLETNRQVFTSWNIWGCATSYCFQLGVSSVLLAWIPTYLMTVKQFSIMNMGLVSAAPWVGAVLGNLLGGFCSDRLMGGRRKPGMLLSAVGTSLMMYLLINSPAEPLPYGLLLMLTGVVLSLGFSSYMVYPMGLTTKKTFPISNAIVNMIGQLGAAATPFITGLLLDNYGWNYVFAWLAIGSFISFIILLTIAEPRPASSHPT from the coding sequence ATGTCTATGCCTGAAGTCATAAAACCCGCTGTGCGCAGCCAATACCGCTGGGTGGTTGCTGCGCTGATTTTCCTGATCTACACCGTGGCCGCCGCCGACCGGGCCAACCTCGGCGTGGCGCTGCCGTTCATTCGCCAGGAATTTGCAATGAGCAACGCCCAGGCCGGTGGCCTGGTCAGCCTGTTCCTGCTGGCTTACGCCCTGGCACAACTGCCGTCGGGCTTTGCCTTCGGGCGCTTTGGCGTCAGCCGGATCCTGCCGGGGGCCATGGTGCTGACCTCGTTGCTGACCGGCCTGGTAGGCACCGCCAGCTCACTGCTGGCGCTGAAACTCTATCGCCTGGGCCTGGGCATCGCCGAAGGCCCGCTGCCCATCAGCATGACCACCACCATCAATAACTGGTTTCCGGCACGGGAAAAAGGCACCGCGTCGGGGATCTTTCTGTCGGCCGTGAAGTTCGGACCGGTGATCGTGCCGCCGCTGTGTGCCGTGATCATTTCGGTATGGGGCTGGCGCGAGATTTTCTACTTCTTTGCGATCCCGGGCATCGTGCTGGCGGTGGTCTGGTACTTCATGGTCACCGACCATCCGTCCCGCAGCCGCTTCGTCAACCAGGCCGAACTTCAATACATCGTCGAAGACACCGCAATCGCCCAGACCGCCCGTGTGCACAAGACGCCGGCGTGGGTGAAAAAGCTCGACCGGGTGATCCGCACCCGCGATGAAAAGCCCCTGGAAACCAACCGTCAGGTTTTCACCTCATGGAATATCTGGGGGTGCGCCACCAGCTACTGCTTCCAGCTCGGTGTCTCCAGCGTGCTGCTGGCGTGGATTCCCACCTACCTGATGACCGTCAAGCAGTTTTCGATCATGAACATGGGCCTGGTCTCGGCAGCGCCCTGGGTGGGCGCGGTGCTGGGCAACCTGCTGGGCGGTTTCTGCTCGGACCGCCTGATGGGCGGGCGCCGCAAGCCGGGCATGTTGCTGTCGGCGGTCGGCACCTCGTTGATGATGTACCTGCTGATCAATTCACCGGCCGAGCCCCTGCCCTACGGCTTGCTGCTGATGCTGACCGGCGTGGTGCTGAGCCTCGGCTTCTCGTCCTACATGGTCTACCCGATGGGCCTGACCACCAAGAAGACCTTCCCGATCTCCAACGCCATCGTGAACATGATCGGCCAGTTGGGCGCCGCCGCCACACCCTTCATCACCGGCCTGCTGCTGGACAACTACGGCTGGAACTACGTATTTGCCTGGCTGGCGATCGGCTCGTTCATCAGCTTCATCATTTTGCTGACCATTGCCGAGCCCCGCCCGGCCTCCAGCCACCCGACCTGA
- a CDS encoding pyridoxal phosphate-dependent aminotransferase: MSADIQRLNPRLASAQPSATYRIMDRVAERRAQGAQIISLCAGEPDFDTPAHIREAAIQAIETGHTRYTQVAGARALREAVAAKFRRENGLDVSWQDTLVCNGGKQVIYNALAATLNEGDEVIVPAPYWVSYPEMVQLCGGEARIVTCDADSGFKLTPEALAAAMTPQTRWLILNSPSNPTGAVYSEGELRALAEVLLAHPQVLILADDIYEHLIFDGQVFHTLAQVEPRLAPRTLTMNGVSKAYAMTGWRIGFATGPRWLLEAMEKLQGQQTSGACSISQQAALAALEGPRDFIRDSRRVFQARRDLMVQLLNDTPGLTCISPAGAFYAFASCAALIGRTSAGGRLLRSDEDVALALLDEANVAVVHGSAFGLGPYIRIAYALDDKSLRQACEAIRGFCSSLLAEE; encoded by the coding sequence ATGAGCGCCGATATCCAGCGGCTGAACCCGCGCCTGGCCAGCGCACAACCGTCCGCCACCTATCGCATCATGGACCGCGTCGCCGAACGCCGGGCGCAAGGCGCGCAGATTATCTCGCTGTGCGCCGGCGAACCGGATTTCGACACCCCGGCGCATATCCGCGAAGCCGCGATCCAGGCCATTGAAACCGGGCATACCCGCTACACCCAGGTGGCCGGTGCGCGGGCCCTGCGGGAGGCGGTGGCGGCGAAGTTCCGGCGCGAAAACGGCCTGGACGTGTCCTGGCAGGACACCCTCGTGTGCAACGGCGGCAAGCAGGTGATCTACAACGCCCTGGCAGCCACACTCAATGAAGGCGACGAGGTGATCGTGCCCGCGCCGTACTGGGTCAGTTACCCGGAGATGGTGCAACTGTGCGGCGGCGAAGCGCGCATCGTCACCTGTGATGCCGACAGCGGTTTCAAGCTGACACCCGAGGCCCTGGCCGCTGCAATGACCCCGCAGACGCGCTGGCTGATCCTCAACTCACCGTCCAACCCCACCGGTGCGGTGTACAGCGAGGGCGAGCTACGGGCGCTGGCCGAAGTGCTGTTGGCCCACCCGCAGGTGCTGATCCTGGCGGACGACATCTACGAGCACCTGATCTTCGACGGCCAGGTGTTCCATACCCTGGCCCAGGTTGAACCCCGGCTGGCACCACGCACATTGACCATGAACGGCGTGTCCAAGGCCTACGCCATGACCGGCTGGCGCATCGGTTTCGCCACCGGCCCACGCTGGCTGCTGGAGGCCATGGAAAAACTCCAGGGCCAGCAGACCTCCGGCGCCTGTTCGATCTCGCAACAGGCGGCCCTCGCTGCACTGGAAGGCCCCAGGGATTTCATCCGCGACAGCCGCCGGGTGTTCCAGGCGCGCCGGGACTTGATGGTCCAGTTGCTGAACGACACGCCAGGCCTGACGTGCATCAGCCCCGCCGGCGCGTTCTACGCGTTCGCCTCATGCGCCGCGCTGATCGGGCGCACCTCGGCGGGCGGGCGGCTGCTGCGCAGCGATGAAGACGTGGCCCTGGCGCTGCTGGATGAGGCCAATGTAGCCGTGGTGCATGGCAGCGCCTTTGGCCTGGGGCCGTACATCCGCATCGCCTATGCCCTGGATGACAAGTCGTTGCGCCAGGCGTGCGAGGCAATCCGCGGCTTCTGCAGCAGCTTGCTGGCAGAAGAATAA
- a CDS encoding RraA family protein — MTPDRLLDRLAALDTNTVSDALDFLGLPGATVGLRPLWNCPKIVGRASTVLLGPKSDIAPTVHLITPVIEQVATDDRVLVIAGGIEGISCWGDIIANAALRKHIRGTVIDGFSRDIDGSEAISYPVYGRGVTMISARNRVVQLDAGVTLSVAGVSVSEDDYVIADTCGTVFVAQAVIEKVLDLGERIARRQDGMVQAVRSGRSVVEVMHDAQFEAISR, encoded by the coding sequence ATGACCCCTGACCGTTTGCTCGACCGCCTGGCCGCACTGGACACCAACACCGTGTCCGACGCCCTCGACTTCCTCGGCCTGCCCGGCGCCACGGTGGGCCTGCGCCCATTGTGGAACTGCCCGAAGATCGTTGGCCGCGCCAGTACCGTACTGCTCGGCCCCAAGTCCGACATCGCCCCGACCGTGCACTTGATCACCCCGGTGATCGAACAGGTCGCGACAGACGACCGGGTGCTGGTGATTGCCGGCGGTATCGAGGGCATTTCCTGCTGGGGCGACATCATCGCCAACGCGGCGTTGCGCAAACACATACGCGGTACGGTGATTGATGGTTTCAGCCGCGATATCGACGGCAGCGAAGCCATCAGCTATCCGGTGTACGGACGCGGCGTGACCATGATCAGTGCGCGCAACCGCGTGGTGCAGCTCGACGCCGGCGTGACCCTCAGCGTTGCTGGCGTAAGCGTCAGCGAGGACGACTACGTGATTGCCGATACCTGCGGCACGGTATTCGTGGCCCAGGCGGTGATCGAAAAGGTCCTGGACCTGGGCGAGCGCATTGCCCGCCGCCAGGACGGCATGGTGCAGGCCGTGCGCAGCGGGCGTTCGGTGGTCGAGGTGATGCACGACGCACAGTTTGAGGCGATCAGCCGATGA
- a CDS encoding LysR family transcriptional regulator has protein sequence MINFRLIRHLWLFLAVAEEQNFGRAAKRLGMSQPPLSEQIQVLEQALKVKLFDRSRRGAKLTPVGAAILPAVRKFAEQLERLELAVEEAVAGQSGMLTIGAISTAMFDVLPGLIEQLKLDYPQLTVSVREIDSVEALPALEAGDIDLAFARLDGDLGASVQSLPLTEDRLVVALPVDHPLASRTRISLSSLANEPLVMFSRNVSPVYFDNLIATCRASGFSPRVLHEVRSVASQIAFVSYGQGIALVPASLKKLAPANVVFRGLSQKLNVVTTAVAWNTQRPNPVVEAVIARFR, from the coding sequence ATGATCAACTTTCGCCTGATTCGTCACCTCTGGTTGTTCCTGGCCGTGGCTGAAGAGCAGAACTTTGGCCGTGCGGCCAAGCGCCTCGGCATGTCCCAGCCACCGCTGAGCGAGCAGATCCAGGTGCTGGAGCAGGCGCTCAAGGTCAAGCTGTTCGACCGCTCCCGACGGGGGGCCAAGCTGACTCCGGTGGGCGCGGCGATCCTGCCGGCGGTGCGCAAGTTCGCCGAGCAGCTGGAGCGCCTGGAACTCGCCGTGGAAGAAGCGGTGGCGGGGCAGTCGGGGATGTTGACCATCGGCGCGATCTCCACGGCGATGTTTGATGTGCTGCCGGGGTTGATCGAGCAACTGAAGCTTGATTACCCGCAGCTCACGGTGTCGGTGCGGGAAATCGACAGCGTCGAGGCGTTGCCGGCGCTGGAGGCCGGGGATATCGACCTGGCGTTTGCCCGGCTGGATGGTGACCTTGGGGCTTCGGTGCAGTCATTGCCGCTGACGGAGGACCGGCTGGTGGTGGCGCTGCCGGTGGATCATCCGTTGGCGAGTCGTACGCGGATCAGTTTGTCGAGCCTGGCGAATGAGCCGTTGGTGATGTTTTCGCGCAACGTCAGTCCGGTGTATTTCGACAATTTGATCGCGACCTGTCGTGCCAGCGGGTTTTCGCCTCGGGTGCTGCATGAAGTGCGGTCGGTGGCTTCGCAGATCGCGTTTGTCAGCTATGGGCAGGGCATTGCGTTGGTGCCGGCGTCGTTGAAGAAGCTGGCGCCGGCCAATGTGGTGTTTCGTGGGTTGAGTCAGAAACTCAATGTGGTGACTACGGCTGTCGCGTGGAATACCCAGCGGCCGAATCCGGTGGTGGAGGCGGTGATTGCGCGGTTTCGCTAG
- the bamA gene encoding outer membrane protein assembly factor BamA — protein MNFSRLLCSVALLLNVTLAHAEAFKISDIRINGLQRVSAGSVFGALPLNVGDEADDRRLVDSTRALFKTGFFQDIQLSRDGTVLIINVVERPSVSSIEFEGNKAISTEDLLKGMKQSGLAEGEIFQRATLEGMRNELQRQYVAQGRYSATVDTEVLPQPRNRVGLKVKIDEGSVAAIQHINVVGNHVFTDKELIGTFTLKTSNWLSFFTNDDKYAREKLTGDLERLRSYYLDRGYINMDITSTQVSITPDKKHVYITVNINEGEKYTVRDVKLSGDLKVPQDQLEALLLVQKGQVFSRKLMTTTSDLITRRLGNDGYTFANVNGMPTPHDEDHSVDIVFAVDPGKRAYVNRINFRGNTKTDDQVLRREMRQMEGGWASTYLIDQSKVRLERLGFFKEVNVETPAVAGVDDQLDVNYAVEEQASGSITASVGFAQDAGLILGGSITQNNFLGTGDYASLGLTRSQYQSKYNIGFTNPYFTPDGVSLGYNAFYSATDYNNYYDDGSGVSYYSINSYGLGATLGYPINETSRLSFGLTVQHDSIDPGIYSSDEIYDFLQREGSEFTNFKANLGWSESTLNKGVMPTRGYSQNLNLTVTLPGSDLSFYKLDYSGQTFVPITNSTTLRLHTKLGYANGYGSTDGLPFYENYTAGGEGSVRGFESGTLGPRSTPATGAYASAGQQYYSDRSPEALGGNILITGGAEYLFPMPFLKDNKSVRTSVFWDVGNVYSDKCALSTTQGCNGVDLSQLGASVGVGATWYSPLGPLSINLALPVRTPENATKQVFQFSMGQNF, from the coding sequence ATGAATTTTTCGCGCCTGCTCTGCTCGGTTGCGCTGCTGCTCAATGTCACACTTGCACACGCTGAAGCCTTCAAAATCTCGGATATCCGTATCAACGGTCTGCAACGGGTCTCGGCGGGCAGCGTGTTTGGTGCCTTGCCCCTGAACGTGGGGGACGAAGCGGATGACCGACGGCTGGTGGATTCCACCCGTGCGTTGTTCAAGACCGGCTTCTTCCAGGACATCCAATTGAGCCGCGACGGCACGGTGCTGATCATCAATGTGGTCGAGCGCCCATCGGTGTCCAGCATCGAGTTCGAAGGCAACAAGGCCATCTCCACCGAAGACCTGCTCAAGGGCATGAAGCAGTCGGGCCTGGCCGAGGGCGAGATCTTCCAGCGCGCCACCCTGGAAGGCATGCGCAACGAACTGCAGCGCCAGTACGTGGCCCAGGGTCGCTATTCGGCCACGGTCGACACCGAAGTGCTGCCGCAGCCGCGTAACCGCGTGGGCCTGAAGGTCAAGATCGACGAAGGCTCCGTGGCCGCGATCCAGCACATCAACGTGGTGGGCAACCACGTGTTTACCGACAAGGAACTGATCGGCACGTTCACCCTCAAGACCAGCAACTGGCTCTCGTTCTTCACCAACGATGACAAGTACGCCCGTGAAAAACTCACCGGGGACCTGGAACGCCTGCGCTCCTATTACCTGGACCGTGGTTATATCAACATGGACATCACCTCGACCCAGGTGTCCATCACCCCGGACAAGAAGCACGTCTATATCACCGTCAACATCAACGAAGGCGAGAAATACACGGTGCGTGACGTGAAGCTCAGCGGCGACTTGAAAGTGCCCCAGGACCAGCTTGAAGCCCTGTTGCTGGTGCAGAAAGGCCAGGTGTTCTCGCGCAAGCTGATGACCACCACCTCGGACCTGATCACCCGGCGCCTGGGTAACGACGGCTACACCTTCGCCAACGTCAACGGCATGCCCACGCCCCACGATGAAGACCACAGCGTGGACATCGTGTTTGCGGTCGACCCGGGCAAACGGGCCTATGTGAACCGCATCAACTTCCGTGGCAACACCAAGACCGACGACCAAGTGCTGCGCCGGGAAATGCGCCAGATGGAAGGTGGCTGGGCGTCGACCTACCTGATCGACCAGTCCAAGGTTCGCCTTGAGCGCCTGGGCTTCTTCAAGGAGGTCAACGTCGAAACCCCAGCCGTGGCGGGGGTCGACGACCAGCTTGATGTGAACTACGCGGTCGAAGAACAAGCGTCCGGCTCGATTACCGCCAGCGTCGGTTTTGCCCAGGATGCCGGGCTGATCCTTGGCGGTTCGATCACCCAGAACAACTTCCTGGGCACCGGGGATTACGCCAGCCTGGGCCTGACCCGCTCGCAGTACCAGAGCAAGTACAACATTGGCTTTACCAACCCCTACTTCACGCCGGACGGGGTGAGCCTGGGCTATAACGCGTTCTACAGTGCCACCGATTACAACAACTACTACGACGATGGCAGCGGTGTTTCCTACTACTCCATCAACAGTTACGGCCTGGGGGCCACACTCGGCTACCCGATCAATGAAACCTCGCGGTTGAGTTTCGGCCTGACGGTGCAACACGACAGTATCGACCCGGGCATCTACAGCTCTGATGAGATCTACGATTTTCTTCAGCGCGAAGGCAGTGAGTTCACCAACTTCAAGGCCAACCTTGGGTGGTCGGAGTCGACGTTGAACAAAGGCGTGATGCCGACCCGTGGTTACTCGCAGAACCTGAACCTGACGGTGACGCTTCCGGGCAGTGACTTGAGTTTCTACAAACTCGATTATTCCGGGCAGACATTTGTGCCGATCACCAATTCGACGACGCTGCGTTTGCATACCAAGCTCGGTTACGCCAACGGGTACGGCTCGACGGACGGCCTGCCGTTTTATGAAAACTACACGGCCGGGGGTGAAGGTTCGGTGCGCGGGTTTGAAAGCGGCACGCTTGGGCCGCGCAGTACGCCGGCGACAGGGGCGTATGCCAGTGCGGGCCAGCAGTACTACAGCGACCGCAGTCCTGAGGCGTTGGGGGGCAACATCCTGATTACCGGGGGGGCGGAATATCTGTTTCCGATGCCGTTCCTTAAAGATAATAAATCGGTGCGAACGTCTGTGTTCTGGGATGTGGGTAACGTTTATTCGGACAAGTGTGCCCTCAGTACTACCCAGGGTTGTAATGGGGTTGACCTGAGTCAGCTGGGTGCATCTGTGGGGGTTGGGGCTACGTGGTACAGCCCGTTGGGGCCGTTGAGTATCAACCTGGCGTTGCCGGTTCGTACGCCGGAGAATGCGACCAAGCAGGTGTTCCAGTTCTCCATGGGGCAGAATTTCTGA
- a CDS encoding response regulator transcription factor: MIRVLLVDDDQELTEMLGQYLEHEGFEATCVHTGEEGEVEALSGRYSIVVLDVMLPRLSGIEVLRRIRASSQVPVVLLTARGDNIDRITGLELGADDYVPKPSSPGELVARLRAIMRRVQPVGQPTGEVITTGALMLWPGKRQARWNGCELGLTSTEFSLLEVLARCAGQVVSKKDLSLNALGCPLTRYDRRIDVHISSIRQKLGPRPDAKAWIQSVRGLGYLLIAE, encoded by the coding sequence ATGATCCGCGTATTGCTAGTCGACGATGACCAGGAACTGACTGAAATGCTGGGCCAATACCTGGAGCATGAAGGCTTTGAGGCGACCTGCGTGCACACCGGCGAGGAGGGTGAGGTCGAGGCACTGTCGGGGCGCTACAGCATTGTGGTGCTGGACGTGATGCTGCCCAGGCTGTCGGGCATAGAAGTGCTCAGGCGCATCCGCGCCAGCAGCCAGGTGCCGGTGGTGTTGCTCACGGCCCGGGGCGACAACATCGACCGGATCACCGGGCTGGAACTCGGCGCGGACGATTATGTGCCCAAGCCCAGTTCCCCGGGTGAACTGGTGGCGCGGCTGCGCGCGATCATGCGCCGGGTGCAACCCGTGGGCCAGCCGACCGGGGAGGTCATAACGACCGGCGCCCTGATGCTGTGGCCCGGCAAACGCCAGGCCCGTTGGAACGGTTGCGAGCTGGGGCTGACCAGTACCGAATTCAGCCTGCTTGAAGTGCTGGCCCGGTGCGCCGGCCAGGTGGTGAGCAAAAAGGACCTGTCCCTCAATGCCCTGGGCTGCCCGTTGACCCGTTACGACCGACGCATCGACGTGCACATCAGCAGCATTCGCCAGAAATTGGGCCCGCGCCCGGATGCCAAGGCCTGGATCCAGAGCGTGCGCGGCCTCGGTTACCTGTTGATCGCCGAATGA
- a CDS encoding HAMP domain-containing sensor histidine kinase has product MMKPSRLFWKLFLAFWLATSLTFLVGLSILVAGSLGPGDHHLDAILASEEQLLEQYGVESGRQLLAVWQPPHGQAIGVYDSAGQLLAGTPVSQVAYEKSLISKDGAALSLRSSHPPHEPGRLGHWIPLIIGTLMSALFSGYMAYYLAWPLAYLRRAMGDVALGRFETRVRPMMGKRRDEIVDLAEDCDRMANQLKLLVEAQQQLLHDISHELRSPLTRLQVAIGLLQQDPARQEMLGRIQRESARMDTLIEALLTLARVQGRPESIEREPVDIVELLAVIVEDAQFEAGIKGCSVSLQACPDFVSRASGELLYRCFENVIRNAVRYTQPDTTVRVSAEVSPDTRWLRVLITDQGPGVENLRLRSIFEPFERGPHDTDAGFGLGLAIALRSVEMHGGTIEAHNEPSGGLSVEIILPRVGSLHDITLA; this is encoded by the coding sequence ATGATGAAACCCAGCCGGCTGTTCTGGAAACTGTTCCTGGCCTTTTGGCTGGCCACCAGCCTGACGTTCCTGGTGGGGTTGAGCATTCTCGTGGCGGGCAGCCTTGGCCCGGGGGATCACCATCTGGATGCGATCCTGGCCAGCGAAGAACAGTTGCTGGAACAGTACGGTGTCGAGTCGGGCCGCCAGCTCCTGGCGGTGTGGCAGCCACCCCACGGCCAAGCCATTGGCGTTTATGACAGTGCCGGTCAATTGCTGGCCGGCACGCCGGTCTCGCAGGTGGCTTATGAAAAGTCGCTGATCAGCAAGGACGGGGCCGCGCTGTCCCTCAGGTCTTCCCATCCTCCCCACGAACCCGGGCGCCTGGGCCACTGGATCCCGCTGATCATCGGTACGCTGATGAGCGCGCTGTTCAGTGGGTACATGGCCTACTACCTGGCGTGGCCGCTGGCTTATCTGCGGCGGGCGATGGGCGACGTTGCGCTGGGCCGCTTCGAAACCCGGGTGCGGCCGATGATGGGCAAGCGCCGTGATGAAATCGTCGACCTGGCCGAAGACTGCGACCGCATGGCCAACCAGCTCAAGCTGCTGGTGGAGGCCCAGCAACAGCTGCTGCACGACATCTCCCATGAACTGCGCTCACCGTTGACGCGCCTGCAAGTGGCCATCGGGCTGTTGCAGCAAGACCCGGCACGCCAGGAAATGCTCGGGCGCATCCAGCGTGAATCGGCGCGCATGGACACGCTGATCGAGGCGCTGCTGACCCTGGCGCGTGTGCAGGGCCGTCCCGAAAGCATCGAGCGCGAGCCGGTGGATATCGTCGAATTGCTGGCCGTGATTGTCGAGGATGCTCAGTTCGAGGCGGGTATCAAAGGCTGCAGTGTCAGCTTGCAGGCGTGTCCGGACTTTGTCAGTCGGGCCAGCGGCGAGCTGCTGTATCGGTGTTTCGAAAATGTCATTCGAAATGCCGTGCGCTACACGCAGCCTGATACCACGGTGCGGGTTTCGGCGGAGGTCAGCCCCGACACCCGTTGGCTGCGGGTATTGATCACCGATCAGGGTCCGGGCGTTGAAAACCTGCGGTTGCGGAGTATTTTCGAGCCTTTCGAACGTGGCCCGCATGACACCGATGCCGGTTTCGGACTGGGCCTGGCGATCGCCTTGAGGTCCGTGGAAATGCATGGCGGCACCATCGAGGCGCACAACGAGCCGTCCGGCGGGTTGAGCGTGGAAATCATCCTGCCTCGGGTGGGATCTTTACACGATATTACATTGGCTTGA